In Nocardioides sp. zg-1228, a single window of DNA contains:
- the argH gene encoding argininosuccinate lyase, whose amino-acid sequence MPQTPTSGGTTNEGSLWGGRFSSGPSPELQELSRSTQFDWQLTPYDLAGSRAHANALHRAGLLTDADHAELLRGLAVLGERYAAGELAPAPSDEDVHGALERLLLEEVGPEVGGRLRAGRSRNDQVATLFRVYLRDHARTISALVLDLVDVLAEQAAAHLDPDGSSTVMPGRTHLQHAQPVLLSHHLLAHAWPLVRDVERLRDWDARVAADSPYGSGALAGQTLGLDPEAVAAELGFSGSSANSLDGTAARDFAAEFAFVTAQVGVDLSRLAEDVILWTTREFGFATLHDSWSTGSSIMPQKKNPDIAELARGKAGRLVGNLAGLLATLKGLPLAYNRDLQEDKEPVFDSVLTLEVLLPAVTGMVATLTFDTARMAELAPQGFSLATDVAEWLVREGVPFRDAHEIAGACVRRCEELGCDLPDLSDEQLAGISPFLTPAVRSVLTVEGSVASRAGRGGTAPVRVQEQLDELRVASTGHRARLG is encoded by the coding sequence ATGCCACAGACACCGACGAGCGGCGGCACCACCAACGAGGGCTCGCTGTGGGGCGGCCGCTTCTCGAGCGGCCCGTCCCCCGAGCTGCAGGAGCTGTCGCGGTCGACGCAGTTCGACTGGCAGCTGACGCCCTACGACCTCGCCGGGTCGCGCGCCCACGCCAACGCCCTGCACCGGGCCGGGCTGCTCACCGACGCCGACCACGCCGAGCTGCTGCGCGGGCTGGCGGTGCTGGGGGAGCGCTACGCCGCGGGGGAGCTGGCGCCCGCGCCGAGCGACGAGGACGTCCACGGCGCGCTCGAGCGGCTGCTGCTCGAGGAGGTCGGCCCGGAGGTGGGTGGGCGGCTGCGTGCCGGGCGCTCGCGCAACGACCAGGTCGCGACGCTGTTCCGGGTCTACCTGCGCGACCACGCCCGCACCATCTCCGCGCTCGTCCTCGACCTGGTCGACGTGCTCGCCGAGCAGGCCGCGGCGCACCTCGACCCCGACGGGTCGAGCACCGTGATGCCGGGGCGTACCCATCTCCAGCACGCGCAGCCGGTGCTCCTCTCGCACCACCTCCTCGCGCACGCCTGGCCGCTGGTGCGCGACGTCGAGCGGCTGCGCGACTGGGACGCGCGGGTCGCCGCCGACTCGCCCTACGGCTCCGGGGCGCTCGCCGGCCAGACGCTCGGGCTCGACCCGGAGGCCGTGGCCGCCGAGCTCGGGTTCTCCGGCTCGTCGGCCAACTCCCTCGACGGCACCGCGGCCCGCGACTTCGCCGCCGAGTTCGCGTTCGTCACCGCCCAGGTCGGCGTCGACCTCTCCCGCCTCGCCGAGGACGTCATCCTCTGGACCACCCGCGAGTTCGGCTTCGCGACGCTGCACGACTCGTGGTCGACGGGGTCGAGCATCATGCCGCAGAAGAAGAACCCCGACATCGCCGAGCTCGCCCGCGGCAAGGCCGGCCGGCTGGTCGGCAACCTGGCCGGGCTGTTGGCCACGCTCAAGGGGTTGCCGCTCGCCTACAACCGCGACCTGCAGGAGGACAAGGAGCCGGTCTTCGACTCGGTCCTGACCCTCGAGGTGCTGCTGCCGGCGGTGACCGGCATGGTCGCCACCTTGACGTTCGACACCGCGCGGATGGCCGAGCTCGCGCCCCAGGGGTTCTCGCTCGCCACCGACGTCGCGGAGTGGCTGGTGCGCGAGGGCGTCCCGTTCCGCGACGCCCACGAGATCGCCGGCGCGTGCGTACGCCGCTGCGAGGAGCTCGGCTGCGACCTGCCCGACCTCAGTGACGAGCAGCTGGCCGGCATCTCCCCGTTCCTGACCCCGGCGGTGCGGTCCGTGCTCACCGTCGAAGGCTCGGTCGCCTCGCGCGCCGGTCGAGGCGGCACCGCGCCGGTGCGCGTTCAGGAGCAGCTCGACGAGCTCCGCGTCGCAAGCACCGGTCACCGTGCCCGCCTGGGCTGA
- the argG gene encoding argininosuccinate synthase yields the protein MSKVLTSLPVGERVGIAFSGGLDTSVAVAWMREKGAVPCTYTADIGQYDEPDISGVPSRALQYGAELARAVDCKTQLVEEGLAALACGAFHVRSGGRVYFNTTPLGRAVTGTMLVRAMHEDGVNIWGDGSTFKGNDIERFYRYGLLANPDLRIYKPWLDADFVSELGGRHEMSAWLTEHGLPYRDSQEKAYSTDANIWGATHEAKTLEHLDVSLETVDPIMGVRFWDPAVAIDTEDVTIRFEQGRPVAVNGLRHDDPVALVHEANVIGGRHGLGMSDQIENRIIEAKSRGIYEAPGMALLFIAYERLVNAIHNEDTVAQYHNEGRKLGRLLYEGRWLDPQALMIRESIQRWIASLVTGEVTLRLRRGEDYSILRTDGPAFSYHPDKLSMERTDNAAFGPTDRIGQLTMRNLDIADSRAKLEQYAAQPLDQGQVLVENGTLYGAIEAGGYDKITDNPAATADDESALDNAAMEFGTD from the coding sequence GTGAGCAAGGTCCTCACCTCCCTCCCCGTCGGCGAGCGCGTCGGCATCGCCTTCTCCGGCGGCCTCGACACCTCGGTGGCCGTCGCCTGGATGCGCGAGAAGGGCGCGGTCCCGTGCACCTACACCGCCGACATCGGCCAGTACGACGAGCCCGACATCTCCGGGGTGCCCTCGCGCGCCCTGCAGTACGGCGCCGAGCTGGCCCGCGCGGTCGACTGCAAGACCCAGCTCGTGGAGGAGGGGCTCGCCGCGCTCGCGTGCGGCGCGTTCCACGTCCGCTCGGGCGGACGCGTCTACTTCAACACCACACCGCTCGGCCGCGCGGTCACCGGCACCATGCTCGTGCGTGCCATGCACGAGGACGGCGTGAACATCTGGGGCGACGGCTCGACGTTCAAGGGCAACGACATCGAGCGGTTCTACCGCTACGGCCTGCTTGCCAACCCCGACCTCCGCATCTACAAGCCGTGGCTCGACGCCGACTTCGTCAGCGAGCTGGGTGGGCGCCACGAGATGAGCGCCTGGCTCACCGAGCACGGCCTGCCCTACCGCGACAGCCAGGAGAAGGCCTATTCCACCGACGCCAACATCTGGGGCGCCACCCACGAGGCCAAGACGCTGGAGCACCTCGACGTCTCGCTCGAGACGGTCGACCCGATCATGGGCGTGCGGTTCTGGGACCCCGCGGTCGCCATCGACACCGAGGACGTCACCATCCGCTTCGAGCAGGGCCGCCCGGTCGCCGTCAACGGCCTGCGCCACGACGACCCGGTGGCGCTCGTGCACGAGGCCAACGTGATCGGCGGCCGGCACGGCCTGGGCATGTCCGACCAGATCGAGAACCGCATCATCGAGGCCAAGTCGCGCGGCATCTACGAGGCGCCCGGCATGGCGCTGCTGTTCATCGCCTACGAGCGACTGGTCAACGCGATCCACAACGAGGACACCGTCGCGCAGTACCACAACGAGGGCCGCAAGCTCGGCCGCCTGCTCTACGAGGGCCGGTGGCTCGACCCGCAGGCGCTGATGATCCGCGAGTCGATCCAGCGCTGGATCGCCTCCCTGGTCACCGGCGAGGTCACCCTGCGGCTGCGCCGCGGCGAGGACTACTCGATCCTGCGCACCGACGGCCCGGCGTTCTCCTACCACCCCGACAAGCTGTCGATGGAGCGCACCGACAACGCCGCCTTCGGTCCCACCGACCGCATCGGCCAGCTCACCATGCGCAACCTCGACATCGCCGACTCGCGCGCCAAGCTCGAGCAGTACGCCGCTCAGCCGCTCGACCAGGGCCAGGTGCTGGTCGAGAACGGCACCCTCTACGGTGCCATCGAGGCCGGCGGCTACGACAAGATCACCGACAACCCGGCCGCCACGGCGGACGACGAGTCCGCCCTCGACAACGCAGCGATGGAGTTCGGGACCGACTGA
- a CDS encoding arginine repressor, giving the protein MTATTPLTKGARHQRIIDIVTTHPVRSQTELADLLADHGVRVTQATLSRDLVELDAVKVRSPDGALVYAVPGEGGDRSASAPRASAAGRDRLARLCAELLVSAEASANLVVLRTPPGAAQFLASAFDKAELGDILGTIAGDDTLLVIGRDPAGGDALVQRFLDLANDPRHGHGGTTPAPTPASPSPTTAKDIS; this is encoded by the coding sequence ATGACCGCCACGACGCCGCTGACCAAGGGCGCCCGCCACCAGCGGATCATCGACATCGTCACCACCCACCCGGTGCGCTCCCAGACCGAGCTGGCCGACCTGCTGGCCGACCACGGCGTACGCGTCACTCAAGCGACGCTGAGCCGCGACCTCGTCGAGCTCGACGCGGTCAAGGTGCGCAGCCCCGACGGCGCCCTCGTCTACGCCGTGCCGGGGGAGGGCGGCGACCGCAGCGCCTCCGCGCCGCGGGCCAGCGCCGCCGGCCGGGACCGGCTGGCCCGGCTCTGCGCCGAGCTGCTGGTCAGCGCCGAGGCCAGTGCCAACCTCGTCGTGCTGCGCACGCCCCCCGGGGCCGCCCAGTTCCTCGCCAGCGCGTTCGACAAGGCGGAGCTGGGTGACATCCTCGGCACCATCGCCGGTGACGACACCCTGCTGGTCATCGGTCGCGACCCCGCCGGCGGTGACGCGCTGGTGCAGCGCTTCCTCGACCTGGCCAACGACCCCCGGCACGGCCACGGCGGCACCACCCCGGCACCCACCCCCGCTTCCCCCAGCCCCACCACTGCAAAGGACATCTCGTGA
- the argF gene encoding ornithine carbamoyltransferase, with the protein MTRHLLRDDDLSPSELVEVLDLADRMKAAPFDHKPLAGPRTVALVFDRPTLRTQVSFAAGIAELGGNPMTVDGGLAAMGSREGVEDVARILGRQAAAIVWRTAHQGDVVTMAAYSGVPVLNALTDEFHPCQLLADLQTVREQKGRLSGLRVAFVGDGACNMGNSWVLAGASAGMDVVVGAPEGFTPDAHVVAKARDIAQDTGGSVELTADPVEAVSGVDVVVTDSWVSMGREEEAQERLRVFPPYGVTDDLLSHAAADAIVMHCLPAYRGKEISEEVIEGPQSVVWDEAENRRHAQKAVLAWLLERSS; encoded by the coding sequence ATGACCCGTCACCTCCTCCGCGACGACGACCTCTCGCCGTCGGAGCTCGTCGAGGTCCTCGACCTCGCCGATCGGATGAAGGCCGCACCCTTCGACCACAAGCCGCTGGCCGGCCCGCGCACCGTCGCGCTCGTCTTCGACCGTCCCACCCTGCGCACGCAGGTCTCCTTCGCCGCCGGCATCGCCGAGCTCGGCGGCAACCCGATGACCGTCGACGGCGGCCTGGCCGCGATGGGATCGCGCGAGGGCGTCGAGGACGTCGCCCGCATCCTGGGGCGCCAGGCCGCCGCGATCGTGTGGCGCACCGCCCACCAGGGCGACGTGGTGACGATGGCGGCCTACTCCGGCGTCCCCGTCCTCAACGCCCTCACCGACGAGTTCCACCCCTGCCAGCTCCTCGCGGACCTCCAGACCGTGCGGGAGCAGAAGGGCCGGCTGTCCGGGCTCCGCGTCGCGTTCGTCGGCGACGGCGCCTGCAACATGGGCAACTCCTGGGTGCTCGCCGGCGCGTCCGCGGGCATGGACGTCGTCGTCGGCGCCCCCGAGGGCTTCACCCCCGACGCCCACGTGGTCGCCAAGGCGCGCGACATCGCCCAGGACACCGGCGGATCGGTCGAGCTCACCGCCGATCCGGTCGAGGCGGTCTCCGGCGTCGACGTCGTCGTCACCGACTCGTGGGTCAGCATGGGCCGGGAGGAGGAGGCGCAGGAGCGGCTGCGGGTCTTCCCGCCCTACGGCGTCACCGACGACCTGCTCTCCCACGCGGCCGCCGACGCCATCGTCATGCACTGCCTGCCCGCCTACCGGGGCAAGGAGATCTCCGAGGAGGTCATCGAGGGGCCGCAGTCGGTGGTCTGGGACGAGGCGGAGAACCGCCGCCATGCCCAGAAGGCGGTGCTCGCCTGGCTGCTCGAGCGTTCGTCATGA
- a CDS encoding acetylornithine transaminase — protein MSDIQERYAGAVMNTFGPPVLALVRGEGAHVWDADGREYVDLLGGIAVNALGHAHPALVEAVTGQLQTLGHVSNFFATEPQVALAERLVALLGWDDSARVFLSNSGAEANEAALKLTRRTGRTRLVAAEGSFHGRTMGALSLTSKAAYREPFEPLPGDVTFVPYDDVAALEAAVDGTVAAVVLEPIQGEAGVVVPSPDYLAAAQRIAHDSGALLWLDEVQTGIARTGAWFAHQLLDGVEPDVVTLAKGLGGGIPIGATVARGTAATLLQPGNHGTTFGGNPVAAAAALAVLATVEADGLLDAAVARGAQLEALLRAQQGVVDVTGAGLMRGAELDGPYAPQAVAAARDAGFILNATGPTRLRFVPPLVIGAADLDALGAALPAVLDTARRAAQEATP, from the coding sequence GTGAGCGACATCCAGGAGCGCTACGCCGGCGCCGTGATGAACACGTTCGGCCCGCCCGTCCTCGCGCTGGTGCGGGGTGAGGGCGCCCACGTGTGGGACGCCGACGGCAGGGAGTACGTCGACCTGCTCGGCGGCATCGCGGTCAACGCCCTCGGCCATGCACACCCGGCGCTGGTCGAGGCGGTCACCGGCCAGCTGCAGACGCTGGGCCACGTGAGCAACTTCTTCGCCACCGAGCCGCAGGTCGCGCTCGCCGAGCGGCTCGTGGCCCTGCTCGGCTGGGACGACTCGGCGCGGGTCTTCCTCAGCAACTCCGGCGCCGAGGCCAACGAGGCGGCGCTCAAGCTCACCCGCCGCACCGGCCGCACCAGGCTCGTCGCGGCCGAGGGGTCCTTCCACGGCCGCACGATGGGCGCGCTCTCGCTCACCTCCAAGGCCGCCTACCGCGAGCCCTTCGAGCCCCTTCCCGGCGACGTCACCTTCGTCCCGTACGACGACGTGGCCGCGCTCGAGGCCGCCGTCGACGGGACCGTCGCGGCCGTCGTCCTCGAGCCGATCCAGGGCGAGGCCGGCGTCGTCGTGCCGTCGCCCGACTACCTCGCCGCCGCGCAGCGCATCGCCCACGACAGCGGGGCGCTGCTCTGGCTCGACGAGGTGCAGACCGGCATCGCGCGCACCGGCGCGTGGTTCGCCCACCAGCTGCTCGACGGCGTCGAGCCCGACGTGGTCACCCTCGCCAAGGGCCTCGGCGGCGGCATCCCGATCGGCGCCACCGTCGCCCGCGGGACGGCCGCCACGCTGCTCCAGCCCGGCAACCACGGCACCACCTTCGGCGGCAACCCGGTCGCGGCCGCCGCCGCGCTGGCCGTGCTCGCCACGGTCGAGGCCGACGGACTGCTCGACGCCGCCGTGGCCCGCGGCGCCCAGCTCGAGGCGCTGCTGCGGGCCCAGCAGGGCGTCGTGGACGTCACCGGCGCCGGGCTGATGCGCGGCGCCGAGCTCGACGGGCCCTACGCCCCACAGGCCGTCGCCGCCGCCCGCGACGCCGGCTTCATCCTCAACGCCACCGGCCCGACCCGGCTGCGCTTCGTCCCGCCGCTCGTGATCGGCGCCGCCGACCTCGATGCGCTGGGGGCCGCCCTCCCCGCCGTCCTCGACACCGCCCGCCGCGCCGCCCAGGAGGCCACGCCATGA
- the argB gene encoding acetylglutamate kinase has translation MSDAPTTETVQSPRRPDPAKARTLAAALPWLKRYHGRTIVVKYGGNAMTDESLKVAFAEDIAFLRFAGFKPVVVHGGGPQISRMLDRLGIESEFRGGLRVTTPEAMDVVRMVLVGQVQRELVGLINQHGALAVGLSGEDAGLFRAEPASTIVDGEEVDLGLVGEVAEVRPEAVLDLIEAGRVPVVSSVAPDVEGRVHNVNADTAAAALAVALGAEKLLVLTDVEGLYRDYGNSDDLIQEIGPEALGELLPTLDAGMVPKMRACYEAVTGGVPRATVVDGREPHAVLLEIFTDEGVGTQVLPGAATRMRKPYPTEEQT, from the coding sequence ATGAGCGACGCACCGACGACCGAGACCGTCCAGAGCCCCCGCCGGCCCGACCCGGCGAAGGCCCGTACCCTCGCCGCGGCGCTGCCGTGGCTCAAGCGCTACCACGGGCGCACGATCGTGGTGAAGTACGGCGGCAACGCGATGACCGACGAGTCGCTCAAGGTCGCCTTCGCCGAGGACATCGCCTTCCTCCGCTTCGCCGGCTTCAAGCCGGTCGTCGTGCACGGCGGCGGCCCGCAGATCTCCCGCATGCTCGACCGCCTCGGCATCGAGTCGGAGTTCCGCGGCGGGCTGCGGGTCACCACCCCCGAGGCGATGGACGTCGTCCGGATGGTGCTCGTCGGCCAGGTGCAGCGCGAGCTCGTCGGGCTCATCAACCAGCACGGCGCCCTGGCGGTCGGCCTCTCCGGCGAGGATGCCGGACTGTTCCGGGCCGAGCCCGCCAGCACCATCGTCGACGGCGAGGAGGTCGACCTCGGACTCGTCGGCGAGGTGGCAGAGGTGCGGCCCGAGGCGGTGCTCGACCTCATCGAGGCGGGCCGCGTCCCGGTCGTCAGCTCGGTCGCGCCCGACGTCGAGGGCCGCGTCCACAACGTCAACGCCGACACCGCCGCCGCGGCGCTCGCGGTGGCCCTGGGCGCGGAGAAGCTGCTCGTGCTGACCGACGTCGAGGGCCTCTACCGCGACTACGGCAACTCCGACGACCTGATCCAGGAGATCGGCCCGGAGGCGCTGGGCGAGCTCCTGCCGACGCTCGACGCCGGCATGGTCCCCAAGATGCGCGCCTGCTACGAGGCGGTAACCGGGGGAGTGCCACGCGCGACGGTCGTCGACGGTCGCGAGCCGCACGCCGTGCTGCTCGAGATCTTCACCGACGAGGGCGTCGGCACCCAGGTGCTGCCCGGCGCCGCCACCCGGATGCGCAAGCCCTACCCCACCGAGGAGCAGACGTGA
- the argJ gene encoding bifunctional glutamate N-acetyltransferase/amino-acid acetyltransferase ArgJ, translating to MTVTHPAGFTAAGVAAGLKSTGAKDLALVVNEGPTHDSATVFTANRCKANPVLWSQEVVKDGVVRAVVLNSGGANCYTGPEGFQTTHAVAEKVADGLGIGAIDVVVCSTGLIGLANDRDDLLAGVEAATAALSADGGAQAAEAIMTTDSVSKNTVVEGAGWSIGGMAKGAGMLAPQLATMLVVLTTDAVVPAADLDTALRAATRVSFDRLDSDGCMSTNDTVTVMASGASGITPTPEDFTAALTQACTDLAMQLLKDAEGADHEIAITTVHAATEDEAVEVSRSVARSNLFKAAVFGKDPNWGRVLASVGTTQARFDPADLDVAMNGVWVCRESTPAEDPAGVDLSGREVSVTIDLKSGDARATVWTNDLTHAYVHENSAYSS from the coding sequence ATGACCGTCACCCACCCCGCCGGCTTCACCGCCGCCGGCGTCGCCGCCGGACTCAAGTCCACCGGCGCGAAGGACCTCGCCCTCGTCGTCAACGAGGGCCCCACCCACGACTCCGCCACCGTCTTCACCGCCAACCGCTGCAAGGCCAACCCCGTGCTCTGGAGCCAGGAGGTCGTCAAGGACGGCGTCGTGCGTGCGGTCGTGCTCAACTCCGGCGGCGCCAACTGCTACACCGGGCCCGAGGGCTTCCAGACCACCCACGCGGTGGCGGAGAAGGTCGCCGACGGCCTGGGCATCGGCGCGATCGACGTCGTCGTCTGCTCGACCGGCCTCATCGGCCTCGCCAACGACCGCGACGACCTCCTCGCCGGGGTCGAGGCGGCGACCGCCGCGCTCTCGGCCGACGGCGGGGCGCAGGCCGCGGAGGCGATCATGACCACCGACTCGGTCAGCAAGAACACCGTCGTCGAGGGCGCGGGATGGTCCATCGGCGGCATGGCCAAGGGCGCCGGCATGCTGGCGCCACAGCTCGCCACGATGCTCGTCGTCCTCACGACCGACGCCGTGGTGCCCGCCGCCGACCTCGACACCGCCCTGCGCGCGGCCACCCGGGTCAGCTTCGACCGGCTCGACTCCGACGGCTGCATGTCGACCAACGACACCGTCACCGTGATGGCCAGCGGCGCCAGCGGCATCACGCCGACCCCCGAGGACTTCACCGCCGCCCTCACCCAGGCCTGCACCGACCTGGCGATGCAGCTGCTCAAGGACGCCGAGGGCGCCGACCACGAGATCGCCATCACCACCGTCCACGCCGCCACCGAGGACGAGGCCGTGGAGGTCAGCCGCAGCGTCGCGCGCAGCAACCTCTTCAAGGCCGCGGTCTTCGGCAAGGATCCCAACTGGGGCCGCGTGCTGGCCTCGGTCGGCACCACGCAGGCGCGCTTCGACCCGGCCGACCTCGACGTGGCGATGAACGGCGTGTGGGTCTGCCGCGAGTCCACCCCGGCCGAGGACCCGGCGGGGGTCGACCTGTCCGGCCGCGAGGTCAGCGTCACCATCGACCTCAAGTCGGGCGACGCCCGCGCCACCGTCTGGACCAACGACCTCACCCACGCCTACGTCCACGAGAACAGCGCCTACAGCTCATGA
- the argC gene encoding N-acetyl-gamma-glutamyl-phosphate reductase, translating into MTASVAVAGASGYAGGEVLRLLLGHPDVEVGALTAGSNAGERLGALQPHLLPLADRVLADTTVDVLAGHDVVFLALPHGRSAVIAQALGDDTVVIDCGADFRLTDPGEWEAFYGGEHAGAWPYGLPELPGQRELLRGARRIAVPGCYPTVSTLAVVPALAAGLVAPDVTVVAASGTSGAGKAAKAHLLGSEVMGNASAYGVGGTHRHTPEIVQNLSAVHGAPVAVGFTPLLVPMSRGILATVQAPLLDGVTPQQVREAYAAAYDPEPFVHLLPEGQWPQTKSVVGSNAVQVQVAVDERVRRLVAVAVVDNLAKGTAGAAVQCMNLALGLDEATGLTTIGLAP; encoded by the coding sequence ATGACCGCATCAGTCGCCGTGGCCGGAGCCAGCGGGTACGCCGGGGGAGAGGTGCTCCGCCTGCTCCTCGGCCACCCCGACGTCGAGGTCGGCGCGCTCACCGCCGGCTCCAACGCCGGTGAGCGCCTCGGTGCCCTTCAGCCCCACCTGCTCCCGCTGGCCGACCGGGTCCTGGCCGACACCACGGTCGACGTCCTCGCCGGGCACGACGTGGTCTTCCTGGCCCTCCCGCACGGCCGCTCCGCGGTGATCGCGCAGGCGCTGGGCGACGACACCGTGGTGATCGACTGTGGGGCCGACTTCCGGCTGACCGACCCGGGGGAGTGGGAGGCGTTCTACGGCGGCGAGCACGCCGGGGCGTGGCCCTACGGCCTGCCCGAGCTGCCCGGCCAGCGCGAGCTGCTGCGTGGCGCGCGCCGGATCGCCGTCCCCGGCTGCTACCCGACGGTCTCGACGCTCGCGGTCGTGCCCGCCCTGGCCGCCGGCCTGGTCGCCCCCGACGTGACCGTGGTGGCCGCGTCCGGCACCAGTGGCGCCGGCAAGGCCGCCAAGGCGCACCTGCTCGGAAGCGAGGTGATGGGCAACGCCAGCGCCTACGGCGTCGGCGGCACCCACCGGCACACCCCCGAGATCGTCCAGAACCTCAGCGCCGTCCACGGCGCCCCGGTGGCGGTCGGCTTCACGCCGCTGCTCGTGCCGATGTCGCGCGGCATCCTCGCCACCGTCCAGGCGCCGCTGCTCGACGGCGTCACGCCGCAGCAGGTCCGCGAGGCCTACGCCGCGGCCTACGACCCCGAGCCGTTCGTCCACCTGCTGCCCGAGGGGCAGTGGCCCCAGACCAAGTCCGTGGTCGGCTCCAACGCCGTGCAGGTCCAGGTCGCCGTCGACGAGCGCGTACGACGACTCGTGGCGGTGGCCGTGGTCGACAACCTCGCCAAGGGCACCGCCGGCGCCGCCGTCCAGTGCATGAACCTCGCCCTGGGCCTCGACGAGGCCACCGGGCTCACCACGATCGGACTCGCTCCATGA
- a CDS encoding maleylpyruvate isomerase family mycothiol-dependent enzyme, with product MTRLAPETYLDHLRSESARFREVLAAREPSARVPACPDWDAADLLWHLATVQHRWAEVVRARPARPEEVDPPRPESYDDLLEVFDEWSRDLADALAAADPSEEAWNWSSDHTVGFILRRQAHEALVHRVDAEQAAGVASELDPVLAADGVHECLDVMYGGMPTWGSWEPGEGLVRVDVTDTGDSFWLRFGTFAGTDPDSGTSYADEEDFHVVPAPEGAEVEPDLVVDGPAAPLDLWLWNRGGSEELSTAGDRGVLGRFSTIVASPIN from the coding sequence ATGACCCGTCTGGCGCCAGAGACCTACCTCGACCACCTCCGCTCGGAGTCCGCCCGCTTCCGCGAGGTGCTCGCCGCGCGCGAGCCGTCGGCACGGGTGCCGGCCTGCCCCGACTGGGACGCCGCCGACCTGCTGTGGCACCTGGCCACGGTCCAGCACCGGTGGGCCGAGGTGGTGCGCGCCCGCCCTGCGCGGCCCGAGGAGGTCGACCCGCCCCGCCCCGAGTCGTACGACGACCTGCTCGAGGTCTTCGACGAGTGGTCACGCGACCTGGCGGACGCGCTGGCGGCCGCGGACCCGTCGGAGGAGGCCTGGAACTGGTCGAGCGACCACACGGTCGGCTTCATCCTGCGCCGCCAGGCGCACGAGGCGCTGGTGCACCGCGTCGACGCCGAGCAGGCGGCCGGCGTGGCGAGCGAGCTCGACCCGGTGCTCGCCGCCGACGGCGTCCACGAGTGCCTCGACGTGATGTACGGCGGGATGCCGACATGGGGATCGTGGGAGCCCGGCGAGGGACTGGTGCGGGTGGACGTGACCGACACCGGCGACTCGTTCTGGCTGCGGTTCGGGACCTTCGCGGGGACCGATCCCGACAGCGGGACGTCCTACGCCGACGAGGAGGACTTCCACGTCGTGCCCGCCCCCGAGGGCGCCGAGGTCGAGCCGGACCTGGTCGTCGACGGTCCGGCCGCACCGCTCGACCTGTGGCTGTGGAACCGCGGCGGGAGCGAGGAGCTCTCGACCGCCGGTGACCGCGGTGTGCTCGGGCGGTTCAGCACCATCGTGGCGTCGCCGATCAACTGA